The Phaenicophaeus curvirostris isolate KB17595 chromosome 23, BPBGC_Pcur_1.0, whole genome shotgun sequence genome includes the window ACACGACGAGGTGCGGGCAGGGGCGCCTACACAGCCCTCCCTGGCAGCCTTCGGATGAGAAATTCGGTTGCACAGATGCAGTCACAAAACTTGACTTCAAACGCAGCGTTTTGCTGGCGTGGCCCTTGCACCGTGCAGGTGAAACGGCTGCTCAGTGGAAATTACGCTGTGGCTTGAGTacataacaacaaaaaaggcaCAATAGCAgcacctccctcccctccccagcttcgtgcaggaaggaaaaaacacctCTTGGCAGCACTTGCCTTTGGTGAGGGTGTCTGAAGCACTGCAGGTGGGtctgggggagcaggggcttCCCTGTGGGGCCAGGGTTGTGCTCGGGGCTGGCTgtgggctttgctgctgcctcaCCTGCTCCTCTTGCCTGCAGCCGAGCCCCTTTTTGGGTGCCCAAGTGTGTTCCTAAATAAGCATCACTGGAAGCTGAAGGCTCCAGGTTGGTGTTTTAGCATTCAAGCCCCCAAAGCAGCATTTGCACGGCACGGGAGGGCTTACTCGTCTGCCCTCTCTCCAGCAAAATCACCCTTCACCGGCTCCCGTTGGCCACCTGGCACTGGGCACCCCGAGGTGGCACTGGGGGAGCTGCCCCTGGGTCACTGCCACGCGCTGGAACAGCCGTGCCGACCCCTTCCCCATGGGAAAgggcttctgggctgcaaatcCGACCCTGGCAGCACAGGCTAGGGGTGCTGGCAGCACCCAGGGACCCTGCGCCCTCTCTGGGGACCCTGAACCCTCTCTGGGGACGCGCTGCCAGGCTCttccccctgtccccagctgCCCACGGGGCACACACTCAATTGAAGCCCTGGCTGCGCACACTGAGAGGCGGATTGAAGCGGGTGCTTGTGGAAGCAGATCCCGGGTAGGAAACCAAGGAGAAACCGGTGCCAGCAGTGCCAGCGGCCGGCAGGATCCAGCAAAGTGGCTCCTGGGGCTCAGCTGGAACCCAGCTCGCTGCAGGGCATGGCGAGGCCAGGGACCCCCACAGCTGCACTGCCTCGCCGCCAGATAACCGCTCCTGAGCGGCGTTTGCCAAAGCAGCCGCTGGTTTTGGGTGCTGGGGGCAGACACCTGGGCTGCTCTTGGCTCTGCGGGGCTCCCAGCGCTGCCGTTGGCACCTGATGCTGCAGAAACCACTCCAGGGCCCCCGGAGAGCTGCTGGGCAGAGCCTGGAAAgaggatctgtggggcaggtgTTGGTGGAGAGCAATGCCGGCGGTGTAGGTGAGGGGGATTCTGTGGACGAGTTTTCTCCAGGGCCGTGGGCCGCTCTTTCCACGTGACGCACTGCCGGGGCTCCCAGCTCTGTGCCACGCTCGGCTTTCGCAGGAAGGCAAGAGCTGTTGGGTGGTGTGCAGAGCCCACGCAATGCTCACGGCATCGCTGCCAGGCCGCCCCGGTGGCCTCGCCGCGGTGCCAGGGACCCTGCGCAGCACGGCATCGGGTGGCATCGCCACGGCCACAGCTGATGCTTGAGGTCGCAGGGGTCCTCGATGTCCCGGGGTGAGCTGCAGAGGACGAGGGGCCGCCAGGCAGGCATCGGGGTTCAAGAACATCCCTGATGCAGGAGAAACAGGAGCCCAGCGCCGGGGCCGAATGCGCCGggggaggctcaggggagaaggaaatcagAGGTGATGCAGCGATGCAGCGTGGGTGGGAGAGCGCTCGCATCCGCCTCTGACCCCAGGAGCCACTTTTAGGGCCGGGGAGGTGCCTGGTCCTACCAAAGCTTTGTTTCAGGTGCAAGGACCTATTAATTGCTAATGGGCTGATCATGATTGTTGTCTCGGTGGAGAACACAGGGTTTGGCCCCAGGGCTGCAAGTGGGaaggagctggtgaaggaggCAACGCCAGGCTGTGCggatgggaaaggagaaaaatgcatcTGGCGGCAGTCGGGGGCTGCCCCTGGTTCAGCTGAGGAGTGTGTGACGGGCCGTGCGGTGTGTGCAGCCAGAgggagggatgcggggctggggatgtgctggagcaggagaggcATGGCCAGGGATGCTCATCGCCTCTCGCTCCCCCGCAGCCACCatgggctgctgctgcagctcggACTATGACGAGGACTGGATTGAGAACATTGACATTTGTGAGCACTGCAATTACCCCATCGATCCCGACAGCAAGCACCAGGTGAGGAGGGGGCAGGAAGAACCCCTGTCCCCATGGCCAGAAGCCTCTGGAGGTGGCTGTGGGATGGGCAAACCCTGGGAAGGCAACGGCTCACAGGGCTCCTCGTCCCTAGCAGAGGCTGATCCGCAATGGCTCCGAGATGCAAGACCCCCTGGTCAACTACGAGGCCGCATCTCCGCCGTGCTCTCCCCTGCAAGGTGAGGTCTGgctgcagtgggaggtggcTGTGGACACCCCCTCGTTGGCCACTGCCAccctgcccctctgcttgcCCTCCCAGATAAGCTGGTGGTGGCCCTGTACAACTACGAGCCCAAGCACGATGGGGACCTGGGGCTGCGCAAGGACGAGAAGCTCCGCATCCTGGAAGAGTGAGCGAGCACCGATGGCGTTCCAGCTCCCGCACCAGTGTGACCCTGTGGCTCCCCAGCATCCCGGTGCTGCCAGGGGGATCGCGCGGGGtcctggcaggcagggagggtCTCACCTCACTGTGTCCTTGCAGGAGCGGGGAGTGGTGGAAGGCGCAGTCGCTCACCACCGGCCAGGAGGGCTTGATCCCCTACAACTTCGTGGCCCTGGTGAACAGCCTGGAGCCCGAGCCGTGAGTAGGAGCTGTGCCCGGGCAGCAGCCGCGACGGTGGAGAGGGAAAGCGCCAGGAGCATCCTCGAAGCGCAGGTGGGTGAAGGTGTCCTGAGCCCCCTAACCCTGCCCTGTGTCCCCAGGTGGTTCTTCAAGAACATCAGCCGCAAGGATGCGGAGCGGCAGCTCTTGGCGTCGGGCAACACGCATGGCTCCTTCCTCATCCGGGAGAGCGAGACCACCAAAGGTACCGTCTCGCGGGCCCCGCTGGCATCTCCTGCCACCGGCACTGGGACAGGCACTGGGAAGCACAGGAGGGGTGCCGGGGTCCTGCTCCCACACGGTCCCCATCTGCCCAGGCTCCTACTCGCTGTCGGTGAGGGACTTCGACCAGAACCAGGGCGAGATGGTGAAGCACTACAAGATCCGCAACATGGACAACGGCGGGTACTACATCTCCCCCCGCGTCACCTTCGGCAGCTTGCACGAGCTGGTGGAGCATTACACACGTACGCACTGCGCAGCGGCCGGTCCtgcctggggaggggatggatgggatgggaagggatgggaagggatgggatgggatgggatgggatgggatgagcaGGACATGCTGCTATCCAAGCCCCAGCAAAGTCCTTAGCTTGTGCTGGGAACCCAGCGCCCTCCGCCTGTGTTGACACCAGCTCTGCTTGCCCCTGCGCCACAGGCAGCTCCGACGGGCTGTGCACCCGCCTCGGCAAGCCCTGCCGGACCCAAAAGCCACAGAAGCCGTGGTGGCAGGacgagtgggaggtgtcacgaGAGTCGCTGAAGCTGGTGGAGAAGCTGGGAGCGGGGCAGTTTGGAGAAGTCTGGATGGGTGAGTCAGGATGAAACTGGGGTGCTTCCCCCGGGGTGGCTGagccccacagcatccttggccgaggagggatctggacagggtCTTGCATGGAGAAGACGTGGGACTGTGGCTTTTGACAAGGGCCCTGGAAGAAGAGATAAAACCCAGAACTTGAgcagcccaggggctgctgagctctcccctcagcctcctcttctccagactaaactgCCCctggtccctcagctgctcccagagcccctggactccagacccttccccagctccgttccccttctctggacacactacAGCCCCTCAGCATCCTTACAGTGAGGGGCCAAatctgaccccaggattcgaggtgcagcctcgcCAGTGCTGAGTACGGGGGGAcagtccctgccctgctcctggccACCCCACGGCTGATCCAAGTCAGGAGTCtgtttgccttcttggccacctgagccactgctggctcgtgttcagctgctgttgggGGATGCTCTAGATCCACAGAGTAGCCCCTACATGTGCCTCGTTGTCCAGCATTGCTATTTCCACACATCCCCCAGCCATGCCTGGTGAAGAGATGCTCCTGCCCTGTCTCTCCGCAGGCTTCTACAACGGCCACACCAAGGTGGCCATCAAAAGCCTGAAGCAGGGCAGCATGTCCCCCAGCGCCTTCCTGGCAGAGGCCAACCTCATGAAGAACCTGCAGCACCCGCGGCTGGTGCGGCTCTACGCTGTGGTGACAAAGGAGCCCATCTACATCATCACGGAGTACATGGAGAAGGGTGAGGGCACCCAGGCGCTGCCTACCATGGGTGGGGGTGGCTGGGGGATGTGAAGAACTGCGGTCCCTTCATGTCCCAGCTGTTCCCGTCCAGTGCTTGGAGCCACTTGTGGCATCCTTTGCCTCCTCGTGCTCTGCCTTCGGTTCGTTGCTCTCCTACCAGTCGGGAGCTCAGGGTCAGCCTTGCAAAGGGGGCAAAGGGCCTTGCAGGCAGGTGATCCTCTGCCCATCGgctcctgcctgccttcctGGGGGCTGCAAGCTGCCCACCCCCATGCTCGGTGTTGCATTGGTGGCTGGTGAccccagagctgcagcaccAAGGGGCAGCGTGGGGCGGGGAGGCAATGCTGAGCCCATCTCCATCGCAGGCAGCCTCGTGGACTTCCTCAAGACCTCCGAAGGAGTCAAGCTCAGCATCAACAAACTGCTGGATATGGCTGCGcaggtgaggagcagggagccgcggggctgcgggcagggagggctctgctggggctggagataTTAATTGCAATTCCTCCACGCCGCAGATTGCCGAAGGCATGGCCTTCATCGAGGCCAAGAACTACATCCACCGCGACCTGCGGGCTGCCAACATCCTCGTCTCGGACACCCTGTGCTGCAAAATCGCTGACTTCGGGCTGGCCCGCCTCATCGAGGACAACGAGTACACGGCTCGCGAGGGTTCGTACCCTGCTGCTTCAGCCCCACGCGTGtctgcccagccctgctcttgGGGTGCCTGCAGCTCGGGGCCACGGGAGAAGGAAACCCCCACCCACGCCGTCCCGGACTCCTCCGGGGGTCCCcgcaggagctgcaggactgGGCAGCCTTAGAGAGGGGAGCAGGGGTCCTTTCCTCCACTCCATCTCCCTTCCCTAAGCTGGAGGGGGGCTGTGAGACCTCTCATGCTCACTCAACCCTGCATTTGGTGGGGTGACAGCCCTGTCTGGTGGCTACCGCAGGAGCAGATGTGCTGGCCCACTCCAGGGGCTCTGTAGCCAGCCAAGCAGCGGGGACCGGGGGGGGGCTGGCTGTCACCAAAGCCAGCTGGTCCCCAGGCACACAGCAGGGAAAGAGGCTGATTCAGGGCTGTCGCATCAGGTTAAACAGAGAGGGATGTTTCCATCTCAGCCGTAACCgttttattttctcccctcctgctgTTTTTCAGGGGCTAAATTCCCCATTAAGTGGACGGCACCGGAGGCTATTAATTACGGGACATTCACCATCAAGTCCGATGTCTGGTCTTTCGGCATCCTGCTCACAGAGATTGTCACCTACGGCCGGATCCCGTATCCAGGTCAGGATTTCCCGGCAGCTGCGTGGCAGAAGGGCTTGCACGCTCACGCACGCGCACACCCACGAGTGTGTGCATGCACTCCCGCACGCACGCACACGCCCTGAGCCGCCCCAGCTGgctcccttccctgccagcccGCGATGGTTTCGGCCGCTGCCCCAAAAGCCACCGGGGGTTTCGGAGGCAGCAGAAGGGGAAGGAAGCTTCCCCGTGGGATTTGCCAACGTAGGATGCCACCGGCCACATGAGGCTTGCCCCAAATTCAGTGCCGTGCACGTTGTCCTTGCAGGGATGACCAACCCCGAGGTGATCCAGAACCTGGAGCGCGGGTACCGCATGCCGCAGCCGGACAGCTGCCCGCAGGAGCTGTACGAACTGATGATGCAGTGCTGGAAGGAGAGGCCAGAGGAGCGTCCCACCTTCGAGTACATGAAAAGCGTGCTCGAGGACTTCTTCACCGCCACCGAGGGCCAGTACCAGCAGCAGCCGTGAAGACCCTGCGGCGGCCGGGGGTCCCTCGTGTTGCGGTGCCCGGGGGCTCCCCGCCGCGTCCCAGTCCTCGCAGACTCCACACACATCGCCGTGGGGCACCGGCGGACACTGCCTGGACCTTGGCAGTAAAGATTTGAAGTGCTTCGAGCCTTTGGAGCTGCCGATTTCACACACAGCCCCCCAGGAGGACACGGACGGCCAAAGCCAAGTGACTCTGAGGCGTGGAGGGCTGTGCGGGGAGGGCCTGTGCGGAGCCCGGGGTGCCCACCACGCTGTCCCCGAGATCTCCTAGTTGCAAATccagcctccagccccactCAGAGCCACAGCAGCCCCTCATCCCGCTCTGGTAGAGCCTTGCTTGCCTCTTTCACCCCCCGTGCCGGCGGGTACCCCGCCACAAGCAGCCCTTGGCCATGGGATGCTCTCTCTCCCCCCACGGTGTTGGCAGGATCTGCTGTGGTTTGGGGTGGTGGCCATGGGGAGGCCAGGCCGCCATGGGGCGAGGGGGGTGTCCCCTCACCCCAACCCCACCCCAGGTGTCCCAGCGCCCTTTCCACATCGACCCCAGCCCTGGGAGCCACTCGTGGCCCCGCGGGCGGGTCATTGTGTGCAGTTTTTGGGGCGCCGCAGTGTAAAAAGGCTCTAACGCTACTGGAGAGCGTCCAGCGGGGAGCACGGAGCCGGTGAAGGGCCTAGGGGTGAAGTTGTatggggagcagctggaggcagaggGTCTagtcagcctggaggaggctgaaggggggTCTCACGGCAGCTCAGGGCTTCCTCacgcggggaggaggaggagcaggcgctgagctctccTCTCTGACCccagggaatggcaggaaggcCCTAGGgaagggttaggttggacatcaaggagaaggttcttccccagggggtggtggagccctggagcagctcccagggcagcaggcacGGCAccgagcctgacaatattccagaatgGAACAATGCATTGAAGGAAGGATTGCTTAAACTAATTCATTCCCTTAacataatgatttattccttccttcagcgCTCAGACACACGGTGTAAATTTCAGGGTCGCCCTGTGCAGGGACaagagttggactcgatgctcCTTGcgggtccctttcaactcaggaCACCCCGGGACCTTGATTCTCGCCCACCCTGGGTGGGATAAAGCCAGGACCTGGGCTCTGATGGAGGCTCCTGCCCCGTGCCCCCCCCGCCCTGCGATGGTTcgcccccccccgcacccctgCCAATGGTTCCGCCCACCGGGaccctctccccctttcccccttcccccccccgccccagcgaTGGTGCACCCCACGCGGCTCCCCCCCGTGCCGCTGCAGTGGTACAGCCCAGCCCCCCCGCGTCTGCCCGGCGCCTATTTTCTATTGGCGGGCGGGGCGGAGCGCGGCGCCGCGATTGGCCCGTGGGGGCGCGGTGGGCGGGGCCGTCGCGCCGCGATTGGCCCGCGGGGgcgcggtgggcggggcctgcGCGGCGCGGGGCCCGGGGCCGGGTTGGGGCGCGCGGCGCGGCGGGGGCCGAGCGGGGGGGGCGGCACGAAAATGGCGCTGACGCAGGGCACCAAGCGCAAAGTCTGCTACTACTATGATGGTGAGGGGCGGGGGGGCCGGgcaggggggaggggggcactggagaaggggggggggctgggggagggcgTTGGGATGGGAGTGGgttgggggctgctgggggggggctggggaatGGGGGGGGTCATTGGGGGATGGGGGGTAAGGGGGCTGGTCTGGAAGTGGGGGTGGTGATTGGGGATGGGGGTGAGAATGGGGGGGTCATTGGGGAatgagggggtggggggctgctCGGGGAGGGTcattggggtgggggggtcagggtgggAGGAGTcattgggggtgggggggggtcggggggggtggtcatagaatcatagaatcaccaggttggaaaagacccactggatcatcgagtccaactattcctatcaaattgGGGGTCACTGTGTAATGGGGTGTTGGGAGGGGGGCTAAGGGGGGATCATTGGgatgggagggggttggggctGCTCTGAGGGGGGAAATGGGAGGAATGGGGGGGGCCAGGGTGGGAGGAGTCATTGGAGAatgggggatgggggggtcatTGAGGAGTGGGGGCTGCTCTGGAAGGGGATAAGGGGGGGGATCATTGAgatgggagggggttgggggctgCTGTAGagcagcgggggggggggtcattGGGGGGCGGTGGGGTAAGGGGAGGTGTCTGGGGAATGAGGGGGTGAGGGCTGTTCTTTGGGGGGCTAAAGAGGAggtcactgggatgggggggttgGGAGCTGCTAAGGTGAGGGGTTATTGgaagggaggaggcagggggCTGCCCtgagggtggtggtgggggtAATGGGGGTCAGTGGGGAATttgaggggtggggggctgtgctgggggggCAGGGATGGATATTGGGGGTCACTGATGCAGAGGGGAGCACGTagggctgtgctgaggggaGCAGGGGTATGTGGGGagtgcagtggggctggggggagtgGGAACGCTGGAGGGTGCTGGGAACATGGTGGGGATACGGGGAGCACTAGGAGGAAAGAGGGGGTGAAGTGCTAGGGGGAGATAGGggtggagcagggagggcagcacTGGGGATCCAGGGACTTTGGAGGCAAGGAAATGCTGTGttgaggatggggagaggggcaTGAAGCCCAGAAGGACtctgggagctgtgctgggtGTTGAAGAAGGTGTCTGGGAGGATGGGGAGCTCTcggggaggttttggggggcaggaggggttgTGAGGAGGTGAAGCCACCTCGCACCACATTCAGGGGCAGGGGTGCTCCTGGAGCTCCCGTTTGGGTCAGCGGCGTTGCTGTCGAGGAGGGACAAACACGAAGTTAGGAGCCAGACTGACTGCTTGGTTGGTAGCAGGGAGTTCCTGTGTGTGGGAGAAGGGCTTAGTTCTGGCTCTGAGCTTGGCTGGATCGtggactggtttgggttttttgcctgttggaaggctggggaagtgCTGCTCTGGGGCTCTGTGGTCGTCCCGCCGGGGTAGGGGAATAATGGGGTGTTAGAACCCGGTATCTTGTGTGGCTTTTCTGCTTCCACCCCGCCGTCTGTGGGAGAAATTGCAGCCGTGTCACCTCGCACGTTCACAGCTGCCTCCTCTGTGGAGGGGAGAGCGGCGGGCGAGCGGGCTCTTAGTGGAGGCTGCGATCGCTTTCTGTGAAAGGTGTTGTGCAATTCTCTTTTTCGTTGTGGGCTGTAGTTTGAGAAACCAAATAAAAACTTATTCTCTCTATGCTTTCTTGGTAAGGGGACATGCTGGCTGTTCAGGCAGTAAAGTGGGCTCTGTTAAATTGCGTAGAGCAGGGGCTTTTCTTTCACTAGGACCGCGAACCTGAGCAATAGGTTTGCAGCCCTGCAGGGTCTCCAACTCAGCCGATGTCTTCGGGAGGGCACGGCAAGGAGGAGCCTGGATCAGAGTTCTGGGTGCAGCGAAACCCAGCCTGGTTTTATCGCCCGACTGATCTCTGTGTGACGCCCATCATATCCACATACACCAGGGGCTGCTGGTGCCCTGGGCCCTAAAATGCCTTGTTTAAACTTAAGGAGAGATTGCAGGGAGTGCCAGAATGCTTTACGTGTGCACATTACCTGGATGTTGGAGAAAATGGTCTTTATATCCAAACTTATCCCTATCCATGGAATATAATGCGCTCATAAAGCAGCTTGTGAGTTTGTGAACAAGCTATAATCTTTAGTGGGCTGTGATAATGTCTTAACTGCGAAATAACAGGTCATTTTGCTGGAAaatgcagagcagaggtgctgtCCTTGCGCTCTTTATTGCACAGTAGCACCACACAGCTCTCATTGATACCTGCCCTCTCTAATTTACTCTGTGGTCAGGTTTTAGTGCCTTGTTTCCCCCACTCTTTTATGAGCAGCTGGCAAACATCCACAGTGCATCCTAGGGCGAAAGTGTGCTTTTATTGTTGAGGAAGGCATCATCTATGGTTGCAGGAAGCCAGTTTGTGAGGGTCTTCTATTTTCCACTCACGAAGGTTAGAGGGGCGCAATCCGGTGTGTTAATTCCCTGAAGGGAGGTCTATGGGTGCTGTTCCAGATCTCTTCCTTGAGCCACATGTTCCAGCTGGCTGGAGAAAGAACCCGAGCTGCAGGGAAGGGTCTAGGTGGGATGCAGAAGGTTGGGATAAGGTAATGGGGGTATCCTCAGGGTCCTTCCTGGAAGCCCTCAGGGCGTGCGAAGATTTGGACTTGAGCAGTAGCTTCTCCTTTATTTGCTGCTTGCGCGAGGACTTGCTTAACCCTCACAGACAGGAAGAGGCATCGGTTAAGTTCACACTCTTAATCCGCGCTGACGTCCACGAGCAGACGGGCTCGGCCACTGCTCTGGAGGGCTCGTGGTGGGATGTGTTTAGCAGAGCGAGCGTGAACAGGCTCTGGAAGTCAGGGTTTGCCCAGGGCGTTTTGCTGACAGCGTGAGGTGAAGGCAGTAGTGATTTTTCAGAGCTTCCTGTagctttgtgcttttattttccagacaGGGTCTTGTGCATCTCTTATCGAGCTCCTCAACACTTGGTTTAATCTGGTTTTACTGTAGGGATAGTCGTCCCAGTGAAAACCCTGTGTGCAAAGGACACCATGGGCAGGTGAACTCCAGCAGCTGAGTTGTTTGGGTGTGGGATTTGCAGCGTTTGCATCTGCTTTGACTGGAAATGGGGCTGTATCCACAGGAGGAAAATCTACAGCAGCGTGCTGTGAGGAAACGGTGGTTTCTCATGAATGTTAAGATTGGTGATGAAATATTAATACTCCCAACTGAGTCACCAGCCAGACCAGACTGGGTCTCCTGCTTCCTAAATGGATTGAGAGTTGTACAACTACATGAACAACTTAGTCTGGTTTCCCGAGAAAAATGAGGCTTGTGGGATGTTGCTGCTGCGTGTGGCTGATGGCATGGTCCCTGCTCTTGGCAGCTTTGGAGCCTGTGCCTCTTGCAGCCAAATCAGGCAGGAGGCAGAAAACTGGAAGTTAAATTTCTGTAAGTCTCATGGAAATGAGCAtcttgggagaggagggggaataAACCGCTTAGCGGTGCCTGCTATGGGAAAGCACGGCCTGAGCCGAGTAGGGAATAATCTGTGTGGGGAGGGGACCTATGAGATATAGCAAGAAGCTAACGTCGTGAACGGTGGTGCCCATAGGATGGCTTGTCAGGTGTGAGGCTAATAGAGACCGGGTTTCTTCTGAAGGATTCCAAGCAGTAATAAAGGGTGAAAATGATTGGAGCTGTCACTGGTCTTTGCATATTGGCAGCATTAGCTGCTTCGTATCACGTTCCTGTTGAGTAAAGAGcaagaaactgaggcagagaggCTGCATGCTCTGTCTGATGAGGCATTTTCTGAGCTGGGATTAAACTTAGGTGCCTCTTGGTGTGTGGGTCTCTGCTCGGAGTGTCTGCGTTTCGTTGTGGGAGCTGTGAGCTCTCATGAGCTCTCGCAGTGGCCTGACCTGCCTGGAGGGGACGGTGGAGAGCTGTTATCTGCTGAGTGAGGACAGGCAAACAGGGTGCCCAGAGCTCCTTCTGCCCAAGAAATGGGAGCTCCCTCCCTCAGCTCGCAGTGTGGCATCTGTTGCTCAGACTGCATGGATTGTCTTTCCCAGAACTGGTGTTAAAAAATTCCCTGCCTGGCCATATCGTAATTCCCAACTGTCTGTCATGTATGAGTCTAGGAGAAACTGTTCTGAATCCATGGAGATACCCCTGCAAGTAGGACAGGAGACCCAACCCTGCGCAGTGCTGGAGGGCAGATAACATGAGAGATGACCCCGTGGCTCTTGTGGCTctgctgtgattctgtttgAAGGAATTAAGGGGTTTCCCTGCTGTAACAAAACCGTTTCTGCTCCCAGGTGATGTTGGAAACTACTATTATGGTCAGGGACATCCCATGAAACCCCACAGGATCCGGATGACACACAACCTGCTGCTGAACTATGGCCTCTACAGGAAGATGGAGATCTATGTAAGTGCAGGGCTGGTCGTGAGAAGAAATACACGTGGAAGATCTTC containing:
- the LCK gene encoding tyrosine-protein kinase Lck; the encoded protein is MGCCCSSDYDEDWIENIDICEHCNYPIDPDSKHQRLIRNGSEMQDPLVNYEAASPPCSPLQDKLVVALYNYEPKHDGDLGLRKDEKLRILEESGEWWKAQSLTTGQEGLIPYNFVALVNSLEPEPWFFKNISRKDAERQLLASGNTHGSFLIRESETTKGSYSLSVRDFDQNQGEMVKHYKIRNMDNGGYYISPRVTFGSLHELVEHYTRSSDGLCTRLGKPCRTQKPQKPWWQDEWEVSRESLKLVEKLGAGQFGEVWMGFYNGHTKVAIKSLKQGSMSPSAFLAEANLMKNLQHPRLVRLYAVVTKEPIYIITEYMEKGSLVDFLKTSEGVKLSINKLLDMAAQIAEGMAFIEAKNYIHRDLRAANILVSDTLCCKIADFGLARLIEDNEYTAREGAKFPIKWTAPEAINYGTFTIKSDVWSFGILLTEIVTYGRIPYPGMTNPEVIQNLERGYRMPQPDSCPQELYELMMQCWKERPEERPTFEYMKSVLEDFFTATEGQYQQQP